In Asanoa sp. WMMD1127, one genomic interval encodes:
- a CDS encoding HAD family hydrolase, with protein sequence MSHILFDFFGTLVDYDDGHARTPARSAAMAGLPVDEFIVRWDAVWMSWEARCAPSGREFSMLDVASSFLPRATPSEVSAFVGVYIDEWNAGVRYLPGIVDLLGSLSSSYRLAVVSNTHEPDLVPAHLAAMGVASFISTVVTSVEVGVRKPAPLIYEEALGRLGVAASSAVFVGDNPSADYFGPLAAGMRAFLIDPAARHDAVPPAHRLASVFDLPAVL encoded by the coding sequence GTGAGCCACATCCTCTTCGACTTCTTCGGCACGCTGGTCGACTACGACGACGGTCATGCCCGCACGCCGGCCCGGTCGGCGGCGATGGCCGGGCTGCCGGTCGACGAGTTCATCGTGCGGTGGGACGCGGTGTGGATGTCGTGGGAGGCGCGCTGCGCGCCGTCCGGTCGCGAGTTCTCGATGCTGGACGTGGCGTCGTCGTTCCTGCCCCGCGCCACGCCTTCGGAGGTTTCGGCGTTCGTCGGGGTCTACATCGACGAGTGGAACGCCGGCGTGCGTTATCTGCCGGGGATCGTCGACCTACTGGGCTCGCTGTCTTCCTCCTACCGGCTCGCGGTGGTCTCCAACACGCACGAGCCCGACCTGGTGCCGGCCCACCTGGCCGCGATGGGCGTCGCGTCGTTCATCTCCACCGTGGTGACCTCGGTCGAGGTGGGGGTGCGCAAGCCGGCGCCGCTGATCTACGAGGAGGCGCTGGGTCGGCTCGGCGTCGCGGCCTCGTCGGCCGTGTTCGTCGGTGACAACCCGTCGGCGGACTATTTCGGGCCGCTGGCGGCGGGCATGCGGGCGTTCCTGATCGACCCGGCGGCACGACATGACGCCGTGCCGCCGGCGCACCGGCTGGCCTCGGTTTTCGACCTGCCGGCCGTCCTCTAG
- a CDS encoding Clp protease N-terminal domain-containing protein — protein MFERFTDRARAVVKGAVAESRTLGHEKVGTEHLLLAMLDDTPEGGGGGVAGRVLREAGVTADDLRARIEAHVGSGSRALSDADAEALRQIGIDLEAVRRKVEAAFGEGALRPPARPHSRGLFGLRRRRPMTGGPFSPRAKKALELSLREALRLKHRYIGTEHVLLGVLREGEGLGVMVLTEAGFEVDDLRRRVEAAIRAAA, from the coding sequence ATGTTCGAGCGGTTCACCGATCGGGCGCGGGCAGTGGTCAAGGGCGCCGTGGCCGAGTCGCGCACGTTGGGGCACGAGAAGGTCGGCACCGAGCACCTGCTGCTCGCGATGCTCGACGACACGCCGGAGGGCGGCGGCGGCGGAGTGGCCGGGCGCGTCCTGCGCGAGGCCGGCGTGACCGCCGACGACCTGCGCGCTCGCATCGAGGCGCATGTCGGGTCGGGATCGCGCGCCCTGAGCGACGCCGACGCGGAGGCCCTGCGGCAGATCGGGATCGACCTGGAAGCGGTGCGCCGAAAGGTCGAAGCAGCCTTCGGCGAAGGCGCGCTGCGACCCCCGGCCCGCCCACACTCCCGCGGCCTGTTCGGCCTGCGCCGCCGCCGCCCGATGACCGGCGGCCCGTTCTCGCCCCGCGCGAAGAAGGCTCTCGAGCTGTCCCTGCGCGAGGCGCTCCGGCTCAAGCACCGCTACATCGGCACCGAGCACGTCCTGCTCGGCGTGCTCCGCGAAGGCGAGGGCCTAGGGGTGATGGTGCTGACCGAGGCCGGCTTCGAGGTCGACGACCTCCGCCGCCGGGTCGAAGCCGCGATCCGCGCCGCGGCCTGA
- a CDS encoding helix-turn-helix domain-containing protein — protein MTQAVDLAAAASSTDPKVGLRAVLALRRLLESLETVQVDNARAQGWSWQDIAAALEVSRQAVHKKHAGRPVVRPSQEA, from the coding sequence ATGACTCAGGCAGTGGACCTCGCCGCGGCCGCCAGCAGCACCGATCCAAAGGTCGGTCTGCGTGCGGTGTTGGCGCTGCGCCGCCTTCTCGAAAGCCTGGAGACGGTGCAGGTCGACAACGCGCGGGCGCAGGGGTGGTCGTGGCAGGACATCGCCGCCGCGCTCGAGGTGAGTCGGCAGGCCGTACACAAGAAGCACGCCGGGCGTCCGGTCGTGCGTCCGTCACAGGAGGCGTGA
- a CDS encoding metalloregulator ArsR/SmtB family transcription factor — protein MDLVFKALADPSRRQLLDSLNARNGQSLRELCAGLDMARQSVSKHLAVLEAAELVTTVRRGREKLHYLNAAPVNAIADRWINRYDRGRAQALADLKTTLERSGMSTSEFVYTTYINTTPEKLWQALTDPAFTKRYWGTEFETDWAADSTMVWLADGARIADPEQVILESDPPRRLTYTWHTFTTDWAKASGIAEEDRARFAAEPRSTVTFELEPAGTAVKLTVIHGGFPGPDSAVLNAITTGWPQIISSLKTLLETDEVPTW, from the coding sequence GTGGACCTCGTTTTCAAGGCGTTGGCCGACCCGAGTCGCCGCCAACTACTCGACTCGCTCAACGCGCGCAACGGCCAGAGCCTGCGCGAGCTCTGCGCCGGGCTCGACATGGCGCGCCAGTCGGTGAGCAAGCACCTCGCGGTGCTCGAGGCCGCCGAGCTCGTCACCACGGTCCGCCGCGGGCGGGAGAAGCTGCACTACCTCAACGCCGCCCCGGTCAACGCGATCGCCGACCGCTGGATCAACCGCTACGACCGCGGCCGCGCGCAGGCCCTGGCCGACCTCAAGACCACATTGGAGCGATCAGGCATGAGTACGTCGGAGTTCGTCTACACCACCTACATCAACACCACGCCGGAGAAGCTCTGGCAGGCGCTGACCGACCCGGCCTTCACGAAGCGCTACTGGGGCACGGAGTTCGAGACCGACTGGGCCGCCGACTCCACCATGGTCTGGCTCGCCGACGGCGCCCGGATCGCCGACCCCGAGCAGGTGATCCTGGAGTCCGACCCGCCGCGGCGACTGACCTACACCTGGCACACCTTCACCACCGACTGGGCCAAGGCGTCCGGCATCGCCGAAGAGGATCGCGCCAGGTTCGCGGCCGAGCCACGGTCCACAGTGACCTTCGAACTGGAGCCCGCCGGCACGGCCGTCAAGCTCACGGTGATCCACGGCGGCTTCCCCGGCCCCGACAGCGCGGTGCTCAACGCCATCACCACCGGCTGGCCGCAGATCATCTCCAGCCTCAAGACGCTCCTCGAGACCGACGAGGTTCCCACTTGGTAG
- a CDS encoding DUF1295 domain-containing protein — protein sequence MRRPSVSRAWSMVVVLGAYLLAFAAAWVVVAMAPPSWHPLLIVFVADIVATILIFGMSMVLDNASLYDPYWSVAPPVVAAWWVAEAPNGDGARQAVVLALIAVWAVRLTGNWAYGWKGLHHVDWRYEHLRATRGRVPWWLVNLGGIQLMPTLVVFLGLLPVWPALAGSRPFGWLDVVATAVTAGAIALEAVADRQMHRFAAAAENRGRILATGVWRRTRHPNYLGEIAFWWGLWMFGLAAAPAWWWTVLGPVAMVVLFKAASIPLMDRRSLDRRGGYADHMREVPALLPRLR from the coding sequence GTGCGTAGGCCATCGGTGTCGCGAGCCTGGTCGATGGTCGTCGTGCTGGGCGCCTATCTGCTCGCGTTCGCCGCCGCTTGGGTGGTGGTCGCTATGGCGCCTCCTTCCTGGCATCCGTTGCTAATCGTGTTCGTGGCCGACATCGTCGCGACCATCTTGATCTTCGGTATGTCGATGGTGCTCGACAACGCGAGCCTGTACGACCCGTACTGGAGCGTCGCCCCGCCCGTCGTCGCCGCCTGGTGGGTCGCCGAGGCCCCGAACGGCGACGGCGCGCGGCAGGCCGTCGTGCTCGCCCTGATCGCCGTCTGGGCCGTGCGGCTCACCGGCAACTGGGCCTACGGCTGGAAGGGCCTGCACCACGTCGACTGGCGCTACGAGCACCTGCGGGCCACGCGCGGCCGGGTGCCGTGGTGGCTGGTGAACCTGGGCGGCATCCAGCTCATGCCCACGCTCGTCGTGTTTCTCGGTCTGCTCCCGGTCTGGCCCGCGCTCGCCGGCTCACGTCCTTTCGGTTGGCTCGATGTGGTGGCCACGGCGGTGACCGCGGGCGCGATCGCGCTGGAGGCCGTGGCGGACAGGCAGATGCACCGCTTCGCGGCCGCGGCGGAGAACCGCGGCCGCATCCTGGCGACCGGGGTGTGGCGGCGGACGCGCCACCCGAACTATCTCGGTGAGATCGCGTTCTGGTGGGGGCTCTGGATGTTCGGCCTGGCCGCCGCGCCCGCGTGGTGGTGGACTGTGCTCGGGCCCGTGGCCATGGTCGTGCTCTTCAAGGCCGCGAGCATTCCGTTGATGGACCGCCGGTCGCTGGATCGCCGCGGCGGCTATGCCGACCACATGCGCGAGGTGCCGGCGCTGCTGCCCCGCCTGCGCTGA
- a CDS encoding diacylglycerol kinase family protein, with product MEGRRSGVRSAVVFNPAKLDDPDDLRVVLEKALAKAGWPAPEWHETTREDPGRGQSRAAVDAGADVVFACGGDGTIMACASGLVGTEAALAVLPSGTGNLLAANLGLSGDLAAGIAVAIEGGRRRLDLGLLKGGDEKRYFTVMAGMGFDAQMLGSTSETTKARIGWPAYIVGGLKHLRDGPMRISVRIDDRPPMRRRARSVLIANVGRLQGGVRLFKEAEPDDGWLDIAILTPRTVGHWAALGWAVLRRRGRVPRMETYRGHRIQVSSNRPQPRELDGDVIEAGRTLQVEVQPRAIWLCVPRPEDSDDLTYDVDAASERGERLVQQ from the coding sequence GTGGAAGGGAGACGTTCCGGGGTGCGCTCGGCTGTGGTGTTCAACCCGGCCAAGCTGGACGATCCCGACGATCTGCGGGTCGTGCTCGAGAAGGCTCTGGCCAAGGCCGGCTGGCCCGCGCCGGAGTGGCACGAGACCACCCGCGAGGATCCGGGGCGCGGGCAGAGTCGCGCGGCGGTCGATGCCGGCGCCGATGTCGTGTTCGCGTGCGGCGGTGACGGCACCATCATGGCCTGCGCGTCGGGGCTGGTCGGGACCGAGGCGGCGCTCGCCGTGCTGCCCAGCGGCACCGGCAACCTGCTCGCCGCCAACCTGGGCCTCTCCGGTGACCTCGCCGCCGGGATCGCCGTGGCGATCGAGGGTGGGCGGCGGCGGCTCGACCTCGGGCTGCTCAAGGGCGGCGACGAGAAGCGCTACTTCACCGTGATGGCCGGCATGGGGTTCGACGCCCAGATGCTGGGGTCGACCTCCGAGACGACGAAGGCGCGGATCGGCTGGCCGGCGTACATCGTGGGTGGGTTGAAGCATCTGCGTGACGGACCGATGCGGATCTCGGTGCGGATCGACGACCGGCCACCGATGCGGCGGCGGGCGCGGTCCGTGCTCATCGCCAACGTGGGCCGGCTGCAGGGCGGCGTGCGGCTGTTCAAGGAGGCCGAGCCCGACGACGGTTGGCTCGACATCGCGATCCTCACCCCGCGCACCGTCGGGCACTGGGCCGCGCTCGGCTGGGCGGTGCTGCGGCGCCGGGGCCGGGTGCCGCGGATGGAGACCTACCGCGGCCACCGCATCCAGGTCAGCAGCAACCGGCCGCAGCCGCGCGAGCTCGACGGGGATGTGATCGAGGCCGGCCGCACGCTCCAGGTCGAGGTGCAGCCGCGGGCGATCTGGCTGTGCGTACCCCGACCGGAAGACTCCGACGACCTGACCTACGACGTCGACGCGGCGTCCGAGCGGGGCGAGCGGCTGGTGCAGCAATGA
- a CDS encoding YihY/virulence factor BrkB family protein, producing the protein MSSTRIVPETRLMTAEQLTADDAWHTLKRHGGWHLLRDAFVRLRYGDGFSHARAFAFQLCLAVVPFLIALTGLTTDLGVEAGGRVVADTVIALTPGASVDVVRDLLVDDERTEDAGELALALGLLTGLVALTMAMSQVERGANRIYGVERDRPAFFKYVRAAVLAVTAGLPMLLGFLILVAGGPIGASLQQHYGWGGWVHDVFDVVRWPLSIALTVFAVAVLFRHTPRRRQPGLSWLLFGAGIATVLWVGASVLLAIYVAVAESFNQTYGALTGIMALLIWANLTGVAFFFGLAFAAQLEGMRVGAPEPAEPDMWKPIEQRVDEGVPETTSG; encoded by the coding sequence ATGAGCTCCACCCGCATCGTGCCGGAGACGCGGCTGATGACCGCCGAGCAGCTCACCGCCGACGACGCCTGGCACACGCTCAAGCGCCACGGCGGTTGGCATCTGCTGCGCGACGCGTTCGTGCGGCTGCGCTACGGCGACGGCTTCAGCCACGCCCGGGCGTTCGCGTTCCAGCTCTGCCTGGCCGTCGTACCCTTCCTGATCGCCCTCACCGGTCTGACCACCGACCTGGGTGTCGAGGCCGGCGGCCGGGTGGTCGCCGACACCGTGATCGCGCTGACCCCGGGTGCCAGCGTCGACGTCGTGCGCGACCTGCTGGTCGACGACGAGCGCACCGAGGACGCCGGCGAGCTGGCGCTTGCCCTGGGTCTCCTGACCGGCCTGGTGGCGCTGACCATGGCGATGTCGCAGGTCGAGCGCGGGGCCAACCGGATCTACGGTGTCGAGCGCGACCGGCCGGCGTTCTTCAAATACGTCCGGGCCGCGGTGCTCGCGGTGACCGCCGGCCTGCCGATGCTGCTCGGCTTCCTCATCCTCGTCGCCGGCGGGCCGATCGGGGCCTCCCTCCAACAGCATTACGGCTGGGGTGGCTGGGTGCACGACGTCTTCGACGTGGTCCGCTGGCCGCTGTCGATCGCCCTGACCGTTTTCGCCGTGGCGGTGCTGTTCCGGCACACCCCGCGCCGGCGCCAACCCGGACTGTCGTGGCTGCTGTTCGGCGCCGGCATCGCGACCGTGCTGTGGGTCGGCGCGAGCGTCCTGCTCGCCATCTACGTCGCGGTCGCCGAGAGCTTCAACCAGACCTACGGCGCGCTCACCGGGATCATGGCGCTGCTCATCTGGGCCAACCTGACCGGCGTGGCGTTCTTCTTCGGCCTCGCGTTCGCCGCGCAGCTCGAAGGCATGCGGGTCGGCGCGCCCGAGCCCGCCGAGCCTGACATGTGGAAGCCGATCGAGCAGCGCGTCGACGAGGGTGTGCCCGAGACGACTTCCGGGTAA
- a CDS encoding phosphatase PAP2 family protein yields the protein MTVGTDTGAQPDAKERGGILQRPLEHFTARSLGGLVAVVVAGIAFGVLLALVRFKFGPLYDLDHGVADSVNGYVSDHEGLLNVIRFVTDLGGPLKVWAVVLGVAVLLIRRRIRLAVYLVIAGLGALVLDPTIKLLVGRLRPVVDVPVAHAPGNSFPSGHALGSFVVYGSLLLVFLPAVPRRWRPAVIAAVGTLVALIGVSRIALGVHFVSDVLAGWLLGAAWLGITLYAFRLWRREDGRPEPALTEGLEPEAAQDLKPAPTERAVLHHPWVGLAEVLVGWVLVLGALFGFGMWASYHADGTVIAALDDAVPRWFAEHRTPMLDGWSHWASKAGDTHTILAVSLVFCTLVLARWRQWRPILFLTLVMIGELTLFLSSAAAVNRPRPDVPHLDQNLPTAAFPSGHIAATLCLWTTIALIVMARTDSWWRWLSIVAAVVMPVIVTTSRFYRGMHHPSDLMGALMLTALWVGLLFVVLRPNAEAVKADAGDDLQHQDRGVRRFARRSA from the coding sequence ATGACGGTCGGTACGGACACCGGGGCCCAGCCGGACGCGAAGGAACGCGGCGGCATCCTGCAGCGCCCCCTCGAACACTTCACCGCGCGCAGCCTCGGGGGCCTCGTCGCGGTCGTCGTCGCCGGGATCGCGTTCGGCGTGCTGCTCGCCCTGGTCCGGTTCAAGTTCGGCCCGTTGTACGACCTCGACCACGGCGTCGCCGACTCCGTCAACGGCTACGTCTCCGACCACGAGGGCCTGCTCAACGTCATCCGGTTCGTCACCGACCTCGGCGGGCCGCTCAAGGTCTGGGCGGTCGTCCTCGGCGTGGCGGTCCTGCTGATCCGCCGCCGCATCCGCCTCGCGGTCTACCTGGTGATCGCCGGCCTCGGCGCCCTCGTCCTCGACCCGACGATCAAGCTGCTGGTCGGCCGGCTGCGCCCGGTGGTCGACGTCCCGGTCGCCCACGCGCCCGGCAACAGCTTCCCCAGCGGCCACGCGCTCGGCTCGTTCGTCGTCTACGGCTCGCTGCTGCTGGTCTTCCTGCCGGCCGTGCCGAGGCGCTGGCGCCCCGCCGTCATCGCCGCGGTCGGCACCCTGGTCGCCCTGATCGGGGTCAGCCGGATCGCGCTCGGCGTGCACTTCGTCTCCGACGTGCTGGCCGGCTGGCTGCTCGGCGCGGCCTGGCTCGGCATCACGTTGTACGCGTTCCGCCTCTGGCGCCGCGAGGACGGCCGCCCCGAGCCGGCGCTCACCGAGGGCCTCGAGCCGGAAGCCGCGCAGGACCTCAAGCCGGCGCCGACCGAGCGCGCGGTGCTGCACCACCCGTGGGTCGGGCTGGCCGAGGTGCTGGTCGGCTGGGTGCTCGTACTCGGCGCGCTCTTCGGTTTCGGCATGTGGGCCAGCTACCACGCCGACGGCACGGTGATCGCGGCCCTCGACGACGCGGTGCCGCGCTGGTTCGCCGAGCACCGCACCCCGATGCTGGACGGTTGGAGCCACTGGGCCAGCAAGGCGGGTGACACCCACACGATCCTCGCCGTGTCGCTCGTGTTCTGCACGCTGGTTCTGGCACGCTGGCGGCAATGGCGGCCGATCCTGTTCCTCACGCTCGTGATGATCGGCGAGCTGACGCTCTTCCTCTCCTCGGCCGCCGCGGTCAACCGCCCGCGCCCCGACGTGCCGCACCTCGACCAGAACCTGCCGACGGCGGCGTTCCCGAGCGGCCACATCGCCGCGACGCTGTGCCTGTGGACGACGATCGCACTGATCGTCATGGCCCGCACCGACAGCTGGTGGCGCTGGCTCTCGATCGTCGCCGCCGTCGTCATGCCGGTCATCGTCACCACGTCGCGCTTTTACCGCGGCATGCACCACCCGAGCGACCTGATGGGCGCACTCATGCTGACTGCCCTTTGGGTCGGCCTGCTCTTCGTCGTGCTGCGCCCCAACGCGGAGGCGGTGAAGGCAGATGCGGGTGATGACCTACAACATCAAGACCGGGGGGTACGACGGTTCGCGCGGCGCTCGGCTTGA
- a CDS encoding endonuclease/exonuclease/phosphatase family protein has product MTYNIKTGGYDGSRGARLDDIAEVIASARPDIVALQELRGESGPWLAERLGMRMVRARSFWGQPVAILTDPEWTVLSAGSVARPFHHAAARAEVATLGGPLTVISAHLNPHWGWRRLAEARWLVNAVGRARLALVMGDLNTLDPWTDHQERLRALPPPYRVRHLRRRPFGRPPSDRDVGALARVDTRAIAALDAAGLIDVFRTVGEGPAETAPTALGGAEFSGMRLDYMFATQGLRDHLRSCRVLRTPAADRASDHYALLAEIDI; this is encoded by the coding sequence ATGACCTACAACATCAAGACCGGGGGGTACGACGGTTCGCGCGGCGCTCGGCTTGACGACATCGCTGAGGTCATCGCCTCCGCCCGACCCGACATCGTAGCCCTCCAGGAGCTCCGCGGCGAATCCGGCCCCTGGCTGGCCGAGCGCCTCGGCATGCGGATGGTCCGCGCCCGCTCGTTCTGGGGCCAACCGGTGGCGATCCTGACCGATCCAGAGTGGACGGTGCTGTCGGCCGGCAGCGTCGCCCGCCCGTTCCACCACGCGGCGGCCCGCGCCGAGGTGGCCACCCTCGGCGGCCCGCTCACGGTGATCTCCGCACACCTCAACCCGCACTGGGGCTGGCGCCGCCTCGCCGAAGCCCGCTGGCTGGTCAACGCGGTCGGCCGGGCGCGCCTGGCGCTGGTGATGGGCGACCTCAACACCCTCGACCCGTGGACCGACCACCAGGAGCGGCTACGCGCCCTGCCGCCGCCCTACCGGGTCCGCCACCTCCGCCGCCGCCCCTTCGGCCGCCCCCCGTCCGACCGCGACGTGGGCGCGCTCGCCCGCGTCGACACCCGCGCCATCGCGGCCCTCGACGCCGCCGGCCTGATCGACGTGTTCCGCACCGTCGGCGAGGGCCCGGCCGAGACGGCACCGACGGCGCTCGGGGGAGCGGAGTTCTCCGGCATGCGCCTGGACTACATGTTCGCCACCCAAGGGCTCCGCGACCACCTCCGCTCCTGCCGCGTCCTGCGCACGCCGGCCGCCGACCGCGCCAGCGACCACTACGCGCTGCTCGCTGAGATCGACATCTGA
- a CDS encoding phosphotransferase, producing MDEVAARFGLGTVADNPVRVTGGLSNEVWRVVTDTGAFAVKRMVLNADRPDFVGNVEASYAVERRAWQAGVRMPEPVPDPDTGRALATVDGSLFRVHRWLDGQPRAGTATDAADLLATIHAAGAPRRAHGMLVVDSHRDLDRKNALLRADGTLAALDWDAAGPIGAVHEAAALALDWSANDPGTFATAIDRYQDRSGLTVPAEPWIFDGWIAAQRGWLDHHRGENGDPEQVRLTLAHLQGLDDNRDDLLAAIGA from the coding sequence GTGGACGAGGTCGCGGCGCGGTTCGGGCTCGGGACGGTTGCGGACAACCCGGTCCGGGTCACCGGGGGACTGTCCAATGAGGTGTGGCGGGTCGTGACCGACACGGGAGCGTTCGCGGTCAAGCGGATGGTGCTCAACGCCGACCGGCCCGACTTCGTCGGCAACGTCGAGGCGTCCTACGCCGTCGAACGACGGGCCTGGCAGGCCGGCGTAAGAATGCCGGAGCCCGTCCCGGATCCGGACACCGGCCGAGCCCTCGCCACCGTCGACGGCAGCCTCTTCCGCGTGCACCGCTGGCTCGACGGCCAACCCCGAGCCGGCACCGCCACGGACGCCGCCGACCTGCTCGCCACCATCCACGCCGCCGGCGCACCCCGCCGTGCCCACGGCATGCTCGTCGTCGACAGCCACCGCGACCTCGACCGCAAGAACGCCCTCCTGCGCGCCGACGGCACCCTCGCCGCCCTCGACTGGGACGCCGCCGGCCCGATCGGCGCCGTCCACGAGGCCGCGGCCCTCGCGCTCGACTGGTCCGCCAACGACCCCGGAACGTTCGCGACCGCCATTGACCGCTACCAGGACCGCAGCGGCCTCACCGTCCCCGCCGAGCCGTGGATCTTCGACGGTTGGATCGCCGCCCAACGTGGCTGGCTTGATCACCACCGAGGGGAGAACGGCGACCCGGAGCAGGTCCGGCTGACCCTCGCCCACCTGCAGGGACTCGACGACAACCGCGACGACCTGCTCGCCGCCATAGGCGCCTGA